One stretch of Argiope bruennichi chromosome 3, qqArgBrue1.1, whole genome shotgun sequence DNA includes these proteins:
- the LOC129964278 gene encoding SPARC-like, whose translation MKFLEVFIFLLIVTTVTSKKAHRKKEKKHLLKETPAEKDILDFLQDDEKDEEEHTKKKHTLENELLLENFDTEKGGYNEDPCLKHKCGPGKQCEIDDNGKAQCVCVPKCAEEDDSRRKVCSNHNETWSSDCELYRMRCLCTEGADECRQHKYKHVHIDYYGPCKDIGECTADELEDFPRRMRDWLFNVMQEMARRDALHGTALKLEKEAEKSQDRRWVNAVIWKFCDLDVHPHDRHVSRHELFPIRAPLMAMEHCVAPFLDSCDVNDDHKITLLEWGNCLGLKEDEIQDKCELMHRG comes from the exons atgaagTTCCTCGAAGTCTTCATATTTCTGCTTATAGTTACTACAGTTACGTCTAAAAAG GCTCacagaaaaaaggaaaagaaacacCTTTTGAAAGAAACCCCGGCCGAGAAAGATATCTTGGATTTCTTGCAAGACGACGAAAAGGATGAAGAAGAACATACGAAGAAGAAGCACACTTTAGAGAACGAGCTCCTGCTGGAAAACTTCGATACTGAGAAGGGCGGATATAATGAAG ATCCATGCCTCAAACATAAATGCGGCCCGGGCAAACAATGCGAAATCGATGACAATGGAAAAGCTCAGTGTGTTTGTGTACCAAAATGTGCCGAAGAAGACGATTCAAGGAGAAAG GTGTGCAGCAACCACAACGAGACCTGGTCCAGCGATTGCGAGTTGTACCGCATGAGATGTCTCTGCACGGAGGGGGCCGACGAATGCAGGCAGCATAAGTACAAGCACGTACACATCGACTATTATGGCCCTTGCAAAG ACATAGGTGAGTGTACTGCTGATGAATTGGAGGACTTTCCTCGACGCATGCGTGATTGGCTGTTCAACGTGATGCAAGAAATGGCCCGAAGAGACGCTCTACACGGAACAGCCCTTAAACTGGAGAAGGAGGCAGAGAAAAGTCAAGACAGAAGATGGGTCAACGCGGTCATCTGGAAGTTCTGCGATTTGGACGTGCATCCCCACGACAG ACatgtttcgagacacgaactctTTCCGATCCGCGCTCCCCTCATGGCGATGGAACACTGCGTTGCGCCCTTCTTGGACAGCTGCGATGTCAATGATGATCACAAGATCACCCTTTTGGAGTGGGGCAACTGCCTGGGTCTCAAGGAAG ATGAGATTCAAGATAAGTGTGAGCTCATGCATAGAGGATAA